In Pyrus communis chromosome 1, drPyrComm1.1, whole genome shotgun sequence, the following are encoded in one genomic region:
- the LOC137732875 gene encoding F-box protein At5g39450 — protein MSEGKSTSASVNGPSVTVMSSESCGSSWLLGLPDDVFSIVICSLSPRDICNLGLCCRSFYALVDSDKVWLTQCQMLGIVPLQDLLVWRQAVSSFKALCRFLCSVQPLMGIWVHQNPELGNVVYVMPGFVSVVGCRIIPQELGPLGIEDGPLLWAPVFEIIGDSDGSSSFFLHGRDKGQDYIYPGFVKPVGRSCNVLLLEIEPRPHKNGVELLHGKSFVNDSDKELSRKICRSNSELSRSQRVFQQSETSVPFSRLAFSDRRKLLEVFMNQIRLKVPDAAIGPLFPRLRGSGENTQIGTALLLERRSLLFQMRKLGGYQMDLKESNLLPPNPTQLRLSEIRSCLDQSSGSQSSINEDDGHRQCNRRRSLGRYFRDSINQMLGKSISVNGNSKNSSSSSESKYASLQDFLKSGDTIELTLHASTVKLSSYRAWPNMHESRFALYKLPLRIPTAEQEYAGLWGGTFGWPPGRPTKDKPGKALFFLLLSYEECEGQQFLIATKILEGTHYVLHPNGSAMFIVNIDEPSLDPFPWDTDADSHPVNVNHAFKGEGIANGYGFRYPGSKPGSLFVFEDGQLAFIWKESRAVLTLQRLDLQELLKKGERVPALPPIANFSYLTKSYSNVFAEFPSISTSWASTRQEPSDTPR, from the exons ATGAGTGAAGGCAAATCCACTTCAGCTTCAG TGAATGGTCCGTCGGTGACGGTCATGTCGTCGGAATCCTGTGGCTCCAGCTGGCTTCTGGGTCTGCCAGATGATGTGTTTTCCATTGTCATCTGCTCCCTTTCACCTCGGGACATTTGTAATCTCGGTCTTTGCTGCCGGAGTTTTTATGCACTCGTTGACTCCGATAAGGTCTGGCTCACCCAATGCCAGATGCTTGGAATTGTACCTCTCCAAGACCTTCTTGTCTGGCGTCAAGCCGTCTCATCTTTCAAGGCGCTTTGCCGCTTTCTCTGTAGTGTTCAGCCTCTCATGGGAATTTGGGTTCACCAGAATCCAGAGCTTGGCAATGTGGTCTATGTCATGCCAGGTTTTGTTTCCGTTGTTGGCTGCCGCATTATACCTCAAGAACTCGGCCCGTTAGGCATTGAGGATGGCCCTCTTCTCTGGGCTCCTGTATTTGAAATTATTGGTGATTCTGATGGTTCCTCGTCCTTTTTTCTACATGGAAGGGACAAGGGACAGGACTATATCTATCCTGGTTTTGTGAAACCTGTTGGCAGGTCATGCAATGTTCTGTTGCTTGAGATCGAGCCTAGACCCCATAAAAATGGGGTTGAATTGTTGCACGGCAAGAGTTTTGTTAATGACTCAGATAAGGAGCTGTCAAGGAAGATTTGTAGGTCGAATAGTGAACTTTCAAGGTCACAGAGGGTGTTTCAGCAGAGTGAGACTTCAGTGCCCTTCAGTCGTTTGGCTTTCAGTGACAGGAGAAAATTGCTTGAGGTTTTCATGAACCAAATCCGTCTAAAGGTTCCCGATGCAGCAATTGGGCCACTCTTTCCAAGGTTGAGGGGTAGTGGGGAGAACACTCAGATTGGTACAGCGCTCTTATTGGAACGAAGATCATTGCTTTTTCAAATGCGTAAACTTGGTGGATATCAGATGGATTTGAAGGAAAGTAATCTGCTTCCACCGAATCCCACTCAACTGCGGTTAAGTGAGATCAGATCTTGTCTTGATCAGTCAAGTGGTTCGCAAAGTTCTATCAATGAGGATGATGGCCACAGACAATGCAACAGGAGGAGAAGTCTTGGCAGGTACTTTAGGGATAGCATCAATCAGATGCTGGGAAAGTCAATCTCTGTCAATGGTAATTCAAAGAATAGTTCTTCCAGCAGTGAGAGTAAGTATGCATCCCTTCAGGATTTTCTGAAATCAGGTGATACAATAGAACTGACTTTACATGCTTCCACTGTGAAGTTATCTTCTTATCGAGCATGGCCAAACATGCATGAAAGTCGATTTGCCCTATACAAATTGCCTTTGCGGATCCCAACTGCTGAGCAAGAGTATGCTGGTTTATGGGGAGGCACTTTTGGGTGGCCTCCCGGGAGGCCGACCAAAGACAAGCCTGGAAAggctctcttcttccttttgctTTCTTATGAAGAGTGCGAGGGGCAACAGTTTCTAATTGCAACCAAAATATTAGAGGGTACCCACTATGTTCTACACCCTAATGGCTCAGCCATGTTTATAGTAAATATCGATGAACCTTCATTGGATCCATTCCCTTGGGATACTGATGCTGATTCCCATCCCGTGAATGTTAATCATGCTTTTAAAGGTGAGGGTATTGCCAATGGGTATGGTTTTAGATACCCTGGCTCGAAACCCGGTTCCCTCTTTGTGTTTGAGGATGGTCAACTTGCCTTCATTTGGAAGGAGTCCAGGGCTGTCTTGACTTTGCAGAGGTTGGACTTGCAAGAGCTTTTGAAAAAAGGTGAAAGGGTGCCTGCGCTACCTCCAATTGCTAACTTTTCATACTTAACCAAGTCTTACTCAAATGTGTTTGCTGAGTTCCCAAGCATCTCAACTTCATGGGCGTCAACAAG GCAGGAGCCGTCTGACACCCCTAGGTGA
- the LOC137735758 gene encoding protein kinase STUNTED-like, producing the protein MKLLSGTDGAGGGGGGKTVVVGVKLDSHSKELLTWALVKVAETGDNVVAIHVLEDHLLATSEGTSSLLSLVKTFDSVLSAYEGFCNLKQVDLKLKVCRGDSVRKLLVREAKAFHAATTIVGTSKTHHRIGSSSTSVAKYCARKLSKTFSVFAVDNGKIVFKRVGTDRTADQFQGNGQNRSYVHTSLVGESLSKDAKAPNDSELNQCRHFVRKSCSRCGKKTLQVNCETCVGDPVLLDNSGTKLADELPAEGVEDNSLALVPIQRLDIASNSFKLQDSQCLKPGWSLIRQAFLPKRQHVEKSGKKTSVFRWVLRPLSWHTSSVIYPDQKQNNSCHGEDSSSVLDGISGAIVPFEPDAIYSPLFPNHGNDPLPEEFVDSCKKLSSSCRLFSYEELLSATSNFIPENMVGKGGSSYVYRGCPLDGKEWAVKILKPSGDILKEFVHEIEIIKSLNHKNIISLVGFCFEENHLLLVYDFISRGSLEENLHGNKKDANAFGWKQRYNVAIGVAEALDYLHNGCEEPVIHRDVKSSNILLSDDFEPQLSDFGLACSASVSTDISCTDVAGTFGYLAPEYFMHGKVSDKIDVYAFGVVVLEILSGRKPIFSKDPKGQESLVMWAKPILKSGNVAQLLDPSLGIAYDHDQIERMILAANLCIRHAPGLRPNISVVLKLLQGDEEVTRWARQVSVSEEDEAVDGEAPSCSIQSHLNLALRDLEDDSVSVSSGEQSIALEDYLQGRWSRSSSFN; encoded by the exons ATGAAGTTGTTGAGTGGAACAGACGGTGCaggcggtggtggtgggggGAAGAcggtggtggtgggagtgaAGTTAGACTCACACAGCAAGGAACTGCTGACGTGGGCACTCGTTAAAGTGGCGGAGACTGGTGACAATGTCGTTGCCATTCATGTTCTTGAGGACCACCTTCTCGCCACCTCTG AGGGGACTTCGTCATTGCTCTCACTCGTGAAGACATTCGACTCTGTGCTCTCTGCCTATGAAGGTTTCTGCAACTTGAAGCAG GTTGATCTGAAGCTTAAGGTCTGTAGAGGCGATTCGGTCCGAAAGCTGCTCGTTCGGGAAGCAAAAGCATTTCATGCGGCTACTACCATTGTTGGAACATCTAAAACCCACCACAGAATTGGATCATCATCGACTTCCGTTGCCAAGTACTGTGCGAGAAAATTGTCTAAAACTTTCTCTGTTTTTGCTGTTGATAATGGAAAAATTGTGTTCAAGAGGGTCGGAACTGATAGGACTGCAGATCAATTTCAAG GTAATGGTCAGAACCGGAGCTATGTTCATACTAGCTTGGTTGGTGAGTCGCTGAGCAAGGATGCAAAAGCACCTAATGATTCTGAACTAAATCAATGTCGACATTTCGTAAGAAAATCCTGTTCCAGGTGTGGAAAGAAAACCCTTCAGGTAAATTGTGAGACTTGTGTTGGAGATCCAGTTTTGCTGGACAATTCTGGGACTAAATTGGCAGATGAGTTGCCAGCGGAAGGTGTTGAAGACAATTCATTGGCTTTGGTACCAATCCAAAGACTAGACATCgcttcaaactctttcaagcttcAAGATtcacagtgtttgaaacctggTTGGTCGCTTATACGTCAGGCCTTTTTGCCAAAGCGGCAACACGTGGAGAAATCTGGGAAAAAGACATCTGTTTTTCGATGGGTCCTGAGACCATTGAGCTGGCATACTTCATCTGTAATCTATCCTGATCAGAAACAGAATAATTCTTGCCATGGTGAAGATTCTTCTTCCGTGCTGGATGGAATAAGTGGAGCAATTGTGCCGTTTGAGCCGGATGCAATCTACTCTCCTCTATTCCCTAACCATGGCAATGACCCCCTTCCTGAAGAATTTGTGGATTCATGTAAGAAATTATCATCCAGTTGTAGATTGTTTAGCTACGAGGAGCTTTTGTCAGCAACATCCAACTTCATTCCTG AGAACATGGTTGGTAAAGGTGGCAGTAGTTATGTTTACAGAGGGTGTCCTTTAGATGGAAAGGAGTGGGCAGTGAAAATCCTGAAGCCATCTGGAGATATATTAAAAGAGTTTGTTCATGAGATTGAGATAATCAAATCTTTAAACCACAAGAACATAATCTCCCTAGTTGGATTTTGTTTCGAGGAGAACCATTTACTTTTGGTCTATGATTTTATTTCAAGAGGAAGCTTAGAAGAGAACCTCCATG GTAATAAGAAGGATGCAAATGCATTTGGTTGGAAGCAGAGATATAATGTGGCGATAGGTGTCGCGGAGGCACTTGATTATCTACACAATGGTTGTGAAGAACCTGTAATTCACAGGGATGTGAAGTCTTCCAATATCCTTCTTTCTGATGATTTCGAGCCGCAG CTCTCAGATTTTGGACTTGCTTGTTCGGCATCAGTGTCAACCGATATTAGCTGCACAGATGTGGCAGGAACATTTGG TTACTTGGCTCCAGAATACTTCATGCATGGCAAAGTGAGTGATAAAATTGATGTCTATGCATTTGGAGTCGTAGTCCTTGAGATTCTTTCTGGGAGAAAACCAATCTTCAGTAAGGACCCAAAGGGCCAGGAAAGTCTGGTGATGTGG GCAAAGCCAATTTTGAAGAGCGGGAACGTCGCCCAACTGCTAGATCCAAGCCTGGGTATTGCCTATGATCATGATCAAATTGAGAGAATGATTTTGGCTGCTAACCTTTGTATTAGACATGCACCTGGCCTTCGGCCTAATATCAGCGTA GTTTTGAAGCTTCTGCAAGGAGATGAAGAAGTGACAAGGTGGGCAAGACAAGTGAGTGTatcagaagaagatgaagccgTGGATGGAGAAGCACCTTCTTGTAGCATTCAATCCCATCTTAACCTTGCACTGCGAGATTTGGAAGATGATTCCGTTTCTGTTAGCAGTGGCGAGCAAAGCATCGCTTTAGAGGATTACTTGCAAGGCAGATGGAGCCGCTCATCAAGCTTTAACTAG
- the LOC137743610 gene encoding DNA topoisomerase 3-alpha, producing MSGSGGSIRVLNVAEKPSVAKSVATLLSGNQGQGLRVREGRSRYNKIFEFNYSINGRPCHMLVTSVTGHLMELEFEDRFRKWHACDPALLFTAPVHKKVPEDKLDIKRTLEEEARRCQWLVLWLDCDREGENIAFEVIEVCTAVNRHLTIRRARFSALTERDIYNAVQNLVNANKFFADAVDARQEIDLRIGASFTRFQTMLLRDAFVIDSTASDRNLVLSYGPCQFPTLGFVVERYWEIQSHEPEEFWTINCSHKSDEGTATFHWMRGHLFDYACAVVIYEMCVEEPTATVTKVRQQEKLKKPPNPLNTIQLEQRASIYFRMSSEHTMKVAEELYQAGFISYPRTETDGFSERTDLHVIVEEQQRHPGWGSYAQRLLDPASGLWKNPSNGGHDDKAHPPIHPTKFSSGESGWSQDHHRLYELVVRHFLACVSQPAVGAETTVEIDIAGELFSASGRVILAKNYLDVYRFESWGGSLLPTYEFGQQFVPTTLTLDSGVTRPPPLLSEADLLSCMDKEGIGTDATMHDHIKKLLDRFYATKDSSMRFSPTNLGEALVMGYDDMGYKLWKPYLRAVMERDMKAVSEGAKSKAEVLETCLQQMKACFLDARLNKVKLFEAMSVFFERSSRPSGDDQHTSGEFVRQCGLCHEADMVLRQNRDGNFMVGCLGYPQCRNAVWLPGSVSEAAVTTNVCNSCTPGPVYLIQFTFRRLEIPPNYSANHLGCIGGCDETLRQLTEICGTGSRLSARGRGPATSNNNVPRSNTRQGPCIYCHQAGHSSGDCPSQSSGPRSVRPQSMNVQSARGRGPAMSNNVQRRNIRQGACIYCHQMGHSSGDCPSQSSGPQSARPRSMNVQSGQVSTSCSTCGAPCALRTANTTANRGRKFYSCQSQACNFFVWEDSLNNDNGGRGFQRANVSASASNPTRSGGSGRGGRGAGDAAGVSFVSATGDPVSGRRCFACGDPSHFANVCPNRGN from the exons ATGTCAGGGAGTGGGGGTAGTATTAGGGTGCTGAACGTGGCGGAGAAGCCGTCGGTGGCCAAGTCGGTGGCGACATTACTGTCAGGGAACCAAGGGCAAGGGCTGAGAGTGAGGGAAGGCCGATCCCGCTACAACAAAATCTTCGAGTTCAACTACTCCATCAATGGCCGCCCCTGCCACATGCTCGTCACCTCCGTCACCGGCCACCTCATGGAGCTCGAATTTGAGGACCGCTTTCGAAAATGGCACGCCTGCGACCCCGCCCTTCTCTTTACCGCTCCCGTCCATAAAAAAGTCCCTGAG GACAAGTTGGATATCAAGAGGACGTTAGAGGAGGAAGCAAGGAGGTGCCAGTGGCTTGTCTTGTGGCTCGATTGTGATAGAGAAGGAGAAAACATTGCGTTTGAAGTCATAGAAGTATGCACAGCCGTGAATCGTCATCTTACCATAAGGAGGGCTCGTTTCTCAGCTTTGACTGAAAG GGATATCTATAATGCGGTGCAGAATCTTGTCAACGCAAACAAATTCTTTGCTGATGCAGTGGATGCTAGGCAA GAAATAGATCTTCGGATTGGTGCTTCGTTTACTAGGTTTCAGACTATGCTGCTGAGAGATGCATTTGTTATTGATTCCACTGCAAGTGACAGAAATCTTGTTCTAAGTTATGGTCCTTGCCAG TTCCCTACACTTGGATTTGTTGTGGAGAGATATTGGGAAATACAGTCGCACGAGCCAGAGGAGTTTTGGACCATAAACTGTTCACACAAATCAGATGAAGGCACTGCTACATTCCATTGGAT GCGTGGGCATTTATTTGACTATGCTTGTGCTGTTGTTATTTATGAAATGTGTGTTGAGGAACCTACTGCTACT GTGACAAAGGTTAGACAACAGGAGAAGCTGAAAAAGCCTCCAAATCCTCTGAATACAATTCAGCTTGAACAGCGTGCCTCAATATACTTTCGGATGAGTTCTGAACACACAATGAAG GTGGCAGAAGAGCTGTACCAAGCTGGTTTCATCAGTTATCCTCGTACGGAGACTGATGGCTTCTCTGAAAGGACGGATTTACAT GTGATTGTGGAAGAACAACAAAGGCATCCTGGATGGGGATCATATGCTCAACGATTGTTGGACCCAGCATCTGGGCTTTGGAAAAACCCTAGCAATGGTGGACATGATGACAAGGCCCATCCACCTATCCACCCCACTAAATTTTCTTCTGGAGAATCAGGATGGAGTCAAGATCACCAT AGATTGTATGAGCTGGTTGTTCGCCATTTCCTGGCATGTGTCTCACAGCCAGCTGTAGGGGCAGAAACTACTGTTGAGATTGATATTGCTGGTGAATTGTTCTCTGCTTCAGGGAGAGTTATACTAGCA AAAAATTACTTAGACGTTTATCGATTTGAATCATGGGGAGGTTCGTTGCTACCAACATATGAATTTGGACAACAG TTTGTCCCAACAACATTAACTCTTGATTCAGGAGTCACTAGGCCTCCACCACTTTTAAGTGAAGCTGATTTGCTGAGCTGTATGGACAAG gAGGGCATTGGCACAGATGCAACGATGCATGATCACATAAAAAAGCTGCTGGATCGATTTTATGCAACCAAGGACTCAAGCATGCGTTTCTCACCGACCAATCTT GGCGAAGCGTTGGTGATGGGATATGATGACATGGG GTATAAACTGTGGAAACCATACCTTAGAGCTGTTATGGAGCGTGACATGAAAGCTGTTAGTGAAGGTGCTAAGAGCAAAGCTGAAGTTTTGGAAACTTGCTTGCAGCAAATGAAAGCTTGCTTCCTAGAT GCAAGGTTGAACAAAGTAAAACTCTTTGAAGCCATGTCAGTATTCTTTGAGAG ATCTAGCAGGCCTAGTGGGGATGATCAGCACACATCTGGAGAGTTCGTTCGGCAATGTGGGCTGTGCCACGAAGCAGATATGGTACTTAGACAAAACCGG GATGGAAATTTCATGGTTGGATGCTTGGGTTATCCTCAG TGTAGGAATGCTGTCTGGCTCCCTGGATCGGTATCAGAAGCAGCTGTAACAACTAACGTTTGCAACTCATGCACTCCAG gtCCTGTTTACTTGATTCAATTTACATTTCGGCGGCTAGAAATACCACCAAACTATAGTGCCAACCATTTGG GTTGCATTGGCGGCTGTGATGAGACTCTTAGACAGTTGACAGAAATCTGTGGAACTGGTTCTCGGTTGTCAG cAAGAGGGCGTGGGCCAGCGACGTCCAACAATAATGTCCCACGAAGTAATACCAGGCAGGGTCCTTGCATATATTGTCATCAAGCAGGGCATTCTTCAGGCGATTGCCCTTCCCAATCTTCAGGTCCTCGAAGTGTGAGGCCTCAATCTATGAATGTTCAAAGTG CAAGAGGGCGTGGACCGGCAATGTCCAACAATGTCCAACGAAGGAATATTAGGCAGGGTGCTTGCATATACTGTCATCAAATGGGTCATTCTTCAGGCGATTGCCCTTCCCAATCTTCAGGTCCTCAAAGTGCAAGGCCTCGATCTATGAATGTACAAAGTG GACAAGTATCGACCTCATGTTCTACATGTGGTGCCCCATGTGCTTTACGAACAGCTAATACAACAGCTAACAGAGGAAGAAAATTCTACTCTTGTCAATCGCAGGCGTGCAACTTTTTTGT ATGGGAGGATAGCCTTAACAATGATAATGGAGGAAGAGGTTTTCAGCGTGCAAATGTTAGTGCCTCAGCATCTAACCCGACTCGGAGTGGTGGCAGCGGTAGAGGTGGCCGGGGTGCAGGAGATGCTGCTGGTGTGAGTTTTGTATCAGCGACTGGTGATCCCGTCTCTGGAAGAAGGTGTTTTGCTTGCGGAGATCCATCACACTTCGCAAATGTTTGCCCGAACCGTGGTAACTGa
- the LOC137743620 gene encoding nuclear transcription factor Y subunit B-7, with protein sequence MQRETDDERLYVPSGGGGSPETPCSLKSSTTATAGASASNNNNNHHHHNHHNKEQDRFLPIANVGRIMKKVIPGNGKISKDAKETVQECVSEFISFVTGEASDKCQREKRKTINGEDIIWAITTLGFEDYVHPLKSYLHRYRDLEGEKLNVPKQQRSEQRLHQQQQQPDQQDHHNQTLLPYDNNSSSSVYSSTTNVMSQPSFMVDHHQAFSLPFSPSSIQKQFQPQQDQIDSVGHW encoded by the coding sequence ATGCAAAGAGAAACGGATGATGAGCGGCTATATGTGCcaagtggaggaggaggaagccCAGAAACCCCATGCAGTTTAAAGAGCAGTACTACTGCTACTGCAGGTGCAAGTGCtagtaacaacaacaacaatcaccaccaccacaaccaccacaacaaagAACAAGATAGGTTCCTTCCCATCGCCAACGTCGGTCGCATTATGAAGAAAGTGATTCCGGGCAACGGAAAAATCTCGAAAGATGCAAAGGAAACTGTCCAAGAATGCGTCTCCGAGTTCATCAGCTTCGTTACAGGAGAAGCATCCgacaaatgccaaagagaaaagcGCAAGACCATCAACGGCGAGGACATCATTTGGGCTATCACAACGCTCGGGTTCGAGGATTATGTACATCCATTAAAATCGTACCTCCATAGATATAGAGATCTCGAAGGAGAAAAGCTAAACGTTCCAAAGCAACAACGATCGGAGCAAAGGCTgcaccagcaacaacaacaaccagaTCAACAGGATCATCACAACCAAACTTTACTACCTTACGATAATAATAGTAGTAGCAGTGTATATTCTTCGACGACGAATGTCATGTCTCAGCCGTCATTCATGGTTGATCATCATCAGGCCTTTTCTTTGCCTTTCTCCCCAAGTTCAATTCAAAAACAGTTTCAGCCACAACAGGATCAGATTGATTCAGTGGGGCATTGGTAA